Proteins encoded by one window of Nicotiana tabacum cultivar K326 chromosome 10, ASM71507v2, whole genome shotgun sequence:
- the LOC142165531 gene encoding uncharacterized protein LOC142165531, which translates to MSKTTVEAMQLLNEILENVVQWPSNRMIVKKAARVNQVEAWNSLTQQIATLTQKVEAFKVNTQSSSQHKNCDICGDEPISNPHVWTNKSALPSNTDKNPKEHLKSISLRLGKTLDDPYADRQGKPQEVEQVNEGRNKRDSELLKEQKDKGKKVQENELMSNPYSVPLPFPQKLKREKLDKQFSKFLENFKQLYINIPFTDALKQMPAYAKFLKEILSSKRKLEEVSVVKLTEKCSVILQNKLPQKLGDPGSFTIPCTLGGTHFEKALCDLGASINLMPFSIFRKLELGEMKETGTISDDDTTIREEAEMLEKGSENEKVSPKEIPIAPEDQDKTTFTCPQGTYAYRRMPFVLCNAPATFQQCMSAIFSDMNEKFLEIFIDDFTLFGKTFEDCLYHLTLELKRCEETNLVLNWVKCHFMVIEELVLGPKISTKGIEVDKTKINLIVGLPAPTIVKGIRCFLGHSQPFEILCDASDTAVGVILGQKRDQIFRPIYYASRTLNEAQNNYSTTEKELLAVVFAFDKFRSYLIGTKVTIYTDHAALKYLLEKKDARPRLLRWVLLLQDFDLKIIDRKGYENQVADHLSRLEILLLR; encoded by the exons ATGAGCAAAACCACTGTAGAAGCCATGCAATTACTCAATGAAATTTTAGAAAATGTTGTTCAATGGCCCTCTAACAGAATGATTGTTAAGAAAGCAGCAAGAGTCAATCAGGTTGAAGCTTGGAATTCATTAACGCAACAAATTGCAACTCTGACACAAAAAGTTGAGGCCTTTAAAGTAAATACTCAATCATCATCTCAACATAAGAATTGTGACATTTGTGGAG ATGAGCCAATTAGCAACCCTCATGTATGGACAAATAAAAGTGCACTACCAAGTAACACAGATAAAAATCCAAAGGAGCACCTCAAATCCATCTCTCTGCGATTAGGTAAAACTCTTGATGATCCATATGCAGATAGACAAGGAAAGCCACAAGAAGTCGAACAGGTAAATGAAGGTAGGAATAAAAGGGATTCTGAACTTCTAAAAGAacaaaaagataaaggaaaaaaggtACAAGAAAATGAATTGATGTCAAATCCTTACTCTGTACCCCTCCCCTTTCCCCAAAAGCTAAAAAGAGAAAAGCTTGACAAACAGTTCTCAAAGTTTCTAGAAAATTTTAAACAGCTCTACATTAACATACCTTTTACAGATGCTTTGAAGCAAATGCCGGCATATGCTAAATTTCTTaaagaaattttgtcaagtaaaagaaaattggaagaagtttcagTAGTTAAGCTTACAGAAAAATGTAGTGttatacttcaaaataagcttCCACAGAAACTTGGTGATCCAGGCAGTTTTACAATTCCTTGTACTTTGGGAGGTACTCATTTTGAAaaagcattgtgtgatttgggtgctTCAATAAATCTAATGCCCTTTTCAATTTTCAGGAAATTAGAACTTGGTGAAATGAAGGAGACTG GTACCATAAGTGATGATGACACCACAATCAGAGAAGAAGCTGAAATGCTGGAAAAGGGTTCAGAAAATGAGAAAGTTTCACCCAAAGAA ATACCAATTGCTCCAGAAGATCAAGACAAAACCACATTCACATGCCCTCAAGGTACGTATGCTTACCGAAGAATGCCATTTGTACTATGTAACGCTCCTGCTACATTTCAACAGTGCATGTCAGCAATTTTCTCAGACATGAATGAAAAGTTTCTTGAAATCTTCATAGATGATTTTACACTTTTTGGTAAGACATTTGAAGATTGTCTCTATCATTTAACTTTGGAGCTTAAaagatgtgaagagacaaatTTGGTTCTTAATTGGGtaaaatgtcacttcatggtaaTAGAGGAACTTGTTTTAGGACCTAAAATTTCTACTAAAGGGATAGAAGTTGATAAGACTAAAATTAATCTTATAGTAGGATTACCCGCTCCTACCATTGTTAAAGGCATTAGATGTTTCTTAGGGCAT AGCCAGCCCTTTGAAATattgtgtgatgcaagtgatacaGCAGTAGGAGTAATATTGGGACAAAAGAGAGACCAGATCTTCAGACCTATCTACTACGCCAGTAGAACACTTAATGAAGCTCAAAATAATTATTCTACAACTGAGAAGGAACTACTAGCAGTAGTATTTGCATTTGACAAATTTCGTTCCTATTTGATAGGAACAAAAGTTACAATTTATACTGATCATGCAGCTTTAAAGTACCTCTTAGAAAAGAAAGATGCTAGACCCAGATTGCTAAGATGGGTACTCCTTTTGCAAGATTTTGATCTTAAAATAATAGATCGAAAAGGTTATGAGAATCAGGTAGCTGATCATTTATCTCGTTTGGAAATCCTCCTACTAAGATAG